From the genome of Pseudomonas sp. AB6, one region includes:
- the murA gene encoding UDP-N-acetylglucosamine 1-carboxyvinyltransferase, whose protein sequence is MDKLIITGGFRLDGEIRISGAKNSALPILAATLLADGPVTVCNLPHLHDITTMIELFGRMGIEPVIDEKLSVEIDARTIKTLIAPYELVKTMRASILVLGPMVARFGYAEVALPGGCAIGSRPVDLHIRGLEAMGATIDVEGGYIKAKAPEGGLRGANFFFDTVSVTGTENIMMAASLANGRSVLQNAAREPEVVDLANCLIAMGANITGAGTDTITIEGVKRLHSATYKVMPDRIETGTYLVAAAATGGRVKLKDTDPAILEAVLLKLQEAGAEITTGKDWIELNMHGKRPKAVNVRTAPYPAFPTDMQAQFISLNAIAEGTGAVIETIFENRFMHVYEMHRMGAQILVEGNTAVVTGVEKLKGAPVMATDLRASASLVISALVAQGDTLIDRIYHIDRGYECIEEKLQMLGAKIRRVPG, encoded by the coding sequence ATGGATAAACTGATTATTACCGGCGGTTTTCGTCTTGATGGCGAGATCCGCATTTCCGGGGCGAAAAACTCTGCCCTGCCAATTCTTGCTGCAACCTTGCTGGCGGATGGGCCGGTAACGGTGTGCAATCTGCCGCACCTGCACGACATCACCACTATGATCGAGCTGTTCGGTCGCATGGGCATTGAGCCTGTAATCGACGAGAAGCTCAGCGTTGAAATCGACGCCCGCACCATCAAGACCTTGATCGCGCCTTATGAACTGGTGAAAACCATGCGCGCCTCGATTTTGGTATTGGGTCCGATGGTTGCTCGTTTCGGTTACGCTGAAGTCGCCTTGCCAGGCGGTTGCGCCATTGGTTCGCGGCCTGTCGATCTGCACATCCGCGGTCTTGAGGCCATGGGCGCAACAATTGACGTTGAAGGTGGCTATATCAAGGCCAAGGCGCCAGAAGGCGGCTTGCGTGGTGCGAATTTCTTCTTTGATACCGTCAGCGTTACCGGAACAGAGAACATCATGATGGCCGCAAGCCTGGCCAACGGGCGCAGTGTCTTGCAAAACGCCGCTCGCGAGCCGGAAGTGGTTGACCTGGCTAACTGCCTCATCGCCATGGGTGCGAACATCACCGGTGCCGGTACTGACACCATCACCATTGAAGGTGTAAAGCGCTTGCACAGCGCTACCTACAAAGTGATGCCGGACCGTATCGAGACGGGCACTTACTTGGTGGCAGCTGCTGCCACCGGTGGTCGCGTCAAGCTCAAGGACACCGATCCAGCCATTCTCGAAGCTGTATTGCTCAAGCTTCAAGAAGCGGGTGCTGAAATCACCACCGGCAAGGACTGGATTGAGCTGAACATGCACGGCAAGCGGCCAAAAGCCGTTAATGTGCGGACCGCTCCGTATCCAGCTTTCCCAACCGATATGCAAGCACAATTTATCTCGCTCAACGCAATCGCCGAGGGCACCGGTGCTGTTATCGAAACCATCTTCGAAAACCGCTTTATGCACGTATATGAAATGCACCGTATGGGCGCGCAGATTCTGGTCGAAGGTAATACTGCTGTTGTTACCGGTGTTGAGAAACTCAAAGGCGCGCCTGTAATGGCTACCGACCTGCGTGCTTCGGCCAGCCTGGTCATCTCGGCGTTGGTTGCTCAGGGCGATACCTTGATCGACCGCATTTATCATATCGATCGTGGTTATGAATGCATCGAAGAAAAACTGCAGATGCTCGGCGCCAAGATCCGTCGCGTTCCGGGCTAG
- a CDS encoding BolA family protein — protein MQAVEVKSFLEGKLPETQVEVEGEGCNFQLNVISDELAGLSPVKRQQQIYAHLNPWIADGSIHAVTMKFFSRAAWSERT, from the coding sequence ATGCAGGCCGTAGAAGTTAAAAGCTTCCTTGAAGGAAAGCTGCCAGAAACCCAGGTAGAAGTTGAAGGCGAAGGCTGCAATTTTCAGCTGAACGTGATCAGTGATGAACTGGCGGGCCTTAGCCCAGTCAAGCGTCAGCAGCAGATCTATGCCCATTTAAACCCCTGGATCGCCGATGGCAGCATCCATGCGGTCACCATGAAATTTTTCAGCCGCGCTGCTTGGTCCGAGCGCACCTGA
- a CDS encoding STAS domain-containing protein, translating to MSESAVRLGASGELHLSGALDYRSGPALRKQGQALIKATDATALILDCSEVEKSSSVGLSLLLAFMRDANAEGKVVSVQSLPQDMRDIAQVSGLTELFDQHQ from the coding sequence ATGAGTGAGTCAGCTGTTCGTCTGGGCGCATCAGGTGAGTTGCACCTGAGTGGCGCACTTGACTACCGCAGCGGTCCGGCCTTGCGTAAGCAGGGTCAAGCGCTGATCAAGGCCACTGACGCGACGGCTTTGATCCTGGATTGTTCCGAAGTGGAGAAATCCAGCAGTGTCGGTCTGTCTTTGCTGCTTGCGTTCATGCGCGACGCCAACGCCGAGGGTAAGGTTGTCAGCGTTCAGTCACTGCCGCAGGACATGCGCGACATTGCGCAGGTCTCTGGCTTGACCGAATTGTTCGATCAACATCAATAG
- a CDS encoding ABC transporter substrate-binding protein, giving the protein MFSSLRCGLLILLTAFPLFANAAPSQSAHDLVDGTTKALLADLAAHKDQYKTNPSAFYDALNTIVGPVVDAEGISKSVMTVKYSGKASPEQMQRFQENFKRSLFQFYGNALLEYNNQGITVSAAKDESGDRTSVDMSVKGNGGAIYPVSYTLEKLNGEWKVRNVIVNGINIGKLFRDQFADAMRQNSNNLDKTINEWAGEVAKAKTKVDAAEKPAQ; this is encoded by the coding sequence CTGTTCTCAAGCTTGCGCTGCGGTCTGCTAATCCTGCTGACTGCTTTTCCATTGTTCGCGAATGCGGCCCCAAGCCAGTCAGCCCATGATCTGGTCGACGGCACGACTAAAGCACTGCTGGCCGATTTGGCTGCCCACAAAGATCAATACAAAACCAACCCAAGCGCTTTTTACGACGCGTTAAACACAATTGTGGGTCCGGTAGTTGATGCTGAAGGCATCTCGAAAAGCGTCATGACGGTTAAATACTCAGGTAAAGCCTCGCCTGAGCAGATGCAGCGTTTCCAGGAAAACTTCAAGCGCAGCCTGTTTCAGTTCTATGGCAATGCCCTGCTTGAATACAACAACCAGGGTATTACTGTTTCTGCGGCCAAGGACGAGAGCGGCGACCGCACTAGCGTCGACATGTCTGTTAAAGGCAATGGTGGGGCGATTTACCCTGTGAGCTACACGCTTGAGAAGCTTAATGGCGAGTGGAAAGTTCGCAACGTTATCGTCAATGGCATCAACATTGGCAAACTGTTCCGCGATCAATTCGCTGATGCTATGCGGCAGAACAGCAATAACCTGGATAAAACCATCAACGAATGGGCGGGTGAAGTTGCGAAAGCCAAAACCAAGGTTGATGCTGCCGAGAAGCCTGCCCAATGA
- the mlaD gene encoding outer membrane lipid asymmetry maintenance protein MlaD, which produces MQNRTVETGVGLFLLAGILALILLALRVSGLSASASHDSYKLYANFDNIAGLTVRAKVTMAGVTIGKVTAIDLDRDTFMGRVTMEVEKRVNNLPSDSTASILTAGLLGEKYVGISVGGEQALLKDGSIIHDTQSALVLEDLIGKFMLNTVGKDAK; this is translated from the coding sequence ATGCAAAACCGCACCGTGGAAACCGGCGTTGGCCTTTTTTTGCTGGCCGGGATCCTGGCTTTGATCTTGTTGGCCTTGCGTGTCAGTGGTCTGAGCGCAAGCGCCAGCCATGACAGCTATAAACTTTACGCAAACTTCGACAATATTGCCGGTTTGACTGTCAGAGCAAAGGTGACCATGGCCGGTGTGACCATCGGCAAGGTCACGGCTATTGATCTGGACCGTGACACCTTTATGGGTCGTGTGACCATGGAAGTCGAAAAGCGGGTGAATAACTTGCCTTCAGACTCTACTGCATCAATCCTTACTGCTGGCTTGCTCGGTGAGAAGTACGTCGGCATCAGCGTAGGGGGAGAGCAAGCGCTGCTCAAAGATGGCAGTATTATTCATGACACTCAGTCTGCATTGGTTCTCGAAGACCTGATCGGAAAATTCATGCTCAACACTGTGGGTAAAGACGCCAAATGA
- the mlaE gene encoding lipid asymmetry maintenance ABC transporter permease subunit MlaE, with protein sequence MRKQSLMGRINLFGQSAIDMVTVLGRSGLFLFHALFGRGGVGGSFQLLVRQLHSVGVMSLLIIVVSGGFIGMVLALQGFSILQKYGSEQAVGQMVALTLLRELGPVVAGLLFAGRAGSALTAEIGNMKSTEQLSSLEMIGVDPLKYIVAPRLWAGFISLPLLAMIFSVVGIWCGSWVAIDWLGVYQGSFWANMQNSVNFQSDVLNGVIKSIIFAFVVTWIAVFQGYDCEPTSEGISRATTKTVVYASLAILGLDFILTALMFGDF encoded by the coding sequence ATGCGCAAACAGTCTTTAATGGGCCGAATTAATTTGTTCGGCCAATCTGCAATCGACATGGTGACGGTGCTAGGCCGCTCGGGGCTGTTTTTATTTCATGCGTTGTTCGGTCGTGGCGGAGTCGGCGGCAGTTTTCAACTGCTGGTTCGCCAGTTGCATTCGGTCGGTGTGATGTCGCTGCTGATAATTGTCGTTTCAGGCGGATTCATCGGCATGGTATTGGCGCTTCAAGGCTTCAGCATTCTGCAGAAGTATGGATCGGAGCAGGCGGTGGGGCAGATGGTGGCTTTAACGCTGCTGCGTGAGCTAGGGCCGGTCGTTGCAGGTTTGTTGTTTGCCGGCCGTGCAGGTTCTGCGTTGACGGCCGAGATTGGCAACATGAAGTCCACTGAGCAATTGTCAAGCCTGGAAATGATTGGTGTTGATCCGCTTAAATACATCGTAGCGCCACGCTTGTGGGCGGGGTTTATTTCTTTGCCGTTACTGGCGATGATTTTCAGCGTGGTCGGCATCTGGTGTGGCTCATGGGTCGCGATTGACTGGCTTGGTGTCTACCAGGGCTCGTTTTGGGCGAACATGCAAAATAGCGTGAACTTTCAAAGTGACGTGCTCAATGGTGTAATTAAAAGCATAATTTTTGCTTTTGTGGTGACCTGGATTGCCGTATTCCAGGGTTATGACTGTGAGCCCACGTCGGAAGGGATCAGCCGTGCGACCACTAAAACTGTGGTGTACGCCTCACTGGCCATATTAGGCCTCGACTTTATTTTGACTGCCCTGATGTTTGGAGATTTCTGA
- a CDS encoding ATP-binding cassette domain-containing protein, protein MSADNAYAVELKGVSFKRGTRSIFNNIDIRVPRGKVTGIMGPSGSGKTTLLRLMGAQLRPNSGEVWVNGQNLPKLSRSDLFDARKHMGVLFQSGALFTDLDVFENVAFPLRIHTHLPDDMIRDIVLLKLQAVGLRGAVDLMPDELSGGMKRRVALARAIALDPQILMYDEPFVGQDPIAMGVLVRLIRLLNDALGITSIVVSHDLAETASIADYLYVVGDGQVLGQGTPEELLGSDNPRIHQFMTGDPDGPVPFHYPAPDYREDLLGKR, encoded by the coding sequence ATGAGCGCCGATAACGCCTACGCGGTCGAGCTGAAGGGCGTGTCCTTCAAGCGCGGCACGCGCAGCATCTTCAATAATATTGATATACGTGTTCCCCGGGGCAAGGTCACCGGAATCATGGGGCCTTCCGGAAGCGGCAAGACCACGCTGCTGCGCTTGATGGGTGCTCAATTGCGTCCCAACAGCGGAGAGGTGTGGGTCAACGGTCAGAATTTACCCAAGTTGTCGCGCAGCGATTTATTCGATGCTCGCAAGCATATGGGTGTGTTGTTCCAAAGCGGGGCCTTGTTCACTGATCTCGATGTGTTCGAAAACGTGGCATTCCCGCTACGGATTCACACCCATTTGCCGGACGACATGATTCGCGACATTGTCCTGCTTAAACTGCAGGCTGTCGGCCTTCGTGGCGCCGTCGATTTGATGCCTGACGAGTTATCTGGTGGTATGAAGCGGCGTGTGGCACTTGCCAGGGCTATTGCGCTCGATCCGCAAATTCTTATGTATGACGAGCCCTTTGTTGGTCAAGATCCCATCGCCATGGGTGTATTGGTCCGGTTGATTCGTCTGCTGAATGATGCGTTGGGAATCACCAGTATTGTGGTTTCTCACGATCTTGCGGAAACCGCGAGCATCGCTGACTACTTATATGTAGTCGGCGATGGTCAGGTGTTAGGTCAGGGAACTCCAGAAGAGCTGCTGGGTTCGGATAATCCGCGCATCCATCAATTCATGACCGGCGACCCGGATGGCCCTGTTCCATTTCACTATCCGGCACCGGATTACCGCGAAGATCTTTTGGGGAAGCGCTGA
- a CDS encoding KpsF/GutQ family sugar-phosphate isomerase produces MSQSSDLIQTAQRTIRLEIEAVEGLLMYIDADFVRACEMILAGKGRVVVVGMGKSGHIGKKIAATLASTGTTAFFVHPAEASHGDMGMITRDDIILAISNSGTTTEIVTLLPLIKRLGIQMISLTGNPDSTLARAAEVNLNVHVEHEACPLNLAPTSSTTAALVMGDALAVALLEARDFTAEDFAFSHPGGALGRRLLLKVEHVMHIGEDLPKVRRGTLLRDSLMEMTHKGLGMTAVLEADGRLAGIFTDGDLRRTLDRDIDIRTAIIDDVMTLHGKTARPEMLAAEALKIMEDHKIGALIVVDENDHPVGAFNLQDLLRAGVM; encoded by the coding sequence ATGAGCCAATCCAGCGACCTGATTCAAACAGCACAACGCACTATCCGCTTAGAAATAGAAGCAGTAGAAGGTTTACTGATGTATATCGACGCTGATTTCGTACGCGCTTGCGAAATGATTCTGGCCGGCAAGGGCCGCGTAGTCGTAGTCGGCATGGGCAAGTCGGGCCACATCGGCAAAAAGATCGCCGCCACGCTGGCAAGTACCGGCACCACAGCATTCTTTGTCCACCCAGCCGAAGCCAGCCATGGCGATATGGGCATGATCACCCGTGACGACATCATCTTGGCCATTTCAAACTCGGGCACTACGACCGAAATCGTTACACTTTTGCCCCTGATAAAACGTCTGGGCATCCAGATGATCAGCCTGACCGGCAACCCAGACTCAACCCTGGCCAGGGCTGCAGAAGTCAATCTGAATGTTCACGTCGAACATGAGGCCTGCCCTCTGAACCTGGCCCCGACATCATCGACCACGGCAGCACTGGTAATGGGTGATGCGCTGGCCGTCGCGCTATTGGAAGCACGAGACTTTACAGCCGAAGATTTTGCTTTTTCGCACCCCGGCGGCGCCTTGGGTCGGCGATTACTGCTCAAAGTCGAGCACGTCATGCACATCGGCGAAGATTTGCCGAAGGTCCGGCGCGGCACTCTGTTGCGGGACTCGCTGATGGAAATGACCCATAAAGGTCTCGGCATGACTGCCGTTTTGGAAGCCGATGGTCGTCTGGCCGGAATATTCACTGACGGTGATTTACGCCGCACCCTTGATCGAGACATCGACATCCGCACGGCGATCATCGACGACGTTATGACGCTCCACGGCAAAACTGCCCGCCCCGAGATGCTCGCGGCCGAGGCACTGAAAATCATGGAAGATCACAAAATTGGCGCACTGATCGTTGTTGACGAAAACGACCACCCAGTCGGCGCCTTTAACCTGCAAGATCTTCTACGCGCGGGAGTGATGTAG
- a CDS encoding KdsC family phosphatase → MSGAINKDLLHRGKNIKLAIFDVDGVLTDGRLYFLEDGSEFKTFNTLDGQGIKMLIASGVITAIISGRKTPVVERRAMNLGIQHLYQGREDKLVVLDELLSQLNLTYEQVAYLGDDLPDLPVIRRVGLGMAVANAASFVKLHAHGVTQARGGEGAAREFCELILNASGSLEAAHAAYL, encoded by the coding sequence GTGAGTGGCGCAATAAATAAAGATTTGCTGCATCGCGGCAAAAATATCAAATTAGCGATTTTTGACGTGGATGGCGTATTGACGGACGGCCGCCTGTACTTTCTCGAGGATGGAAGCGAGTTCAAGACATTCAATACTCTTGATGGGCAGGGTATCAAGATGCTGATCGCATCGGGCGTAATCACCGCTATCATCAGCGGACGCAAAACCCCCGTGGTCGAGCGCCGAGCAATGAATCTGGGCATACAGCATCTGTACCAGGGCCGCGAAGATAAGTTGGTCGTACTCGACGAGTTATTGTCCCAACTCAACCTGACCTACGAACAAGTCGCCTATTTAGGCGATGATCTGCCAGACTTGCCAGTCATTCGGCGCGTCGGCTTGGGAATGGCCGTTGCCAATGCCGCAAGCTTTGTAAAGCTGCATGCTCATGGCGTTACCCAGGCTCGCGGGGGCGAAGGCGCAGCACGTGAGTTTTGCGAACTGATCCTGAACGCTTCAGGCAGCCTTGAAGCGGCCCACGCCGCCTACTTATAG
- the lptC gene encoding LPS export ABC transporter periplasmic protein LptC produces MLRKKIRRFLILGVLALLVAAAGYWNISPETFLEQKAAVVDPGAIDFYATKAHSLQFLPDGKLQYDMTSDKVEHLQASDVTLLTNPDLQLFRGAQFPWHVQSLRGEVSPGGTQVELIDSVRVARTDEKNRTTIITSSRMTVFPQKQYAQTEQAVRIDGFGGVTTGTGMKAYLNDGRMNLLSNVRGLYEAR; encoded by the coding sequence ATGCTGAGAAAAAAAATTCGCAGGTTCTTGATTCTGGGTGTGCTGGCATTATTAGTCGCAGCGGCAGGCTATTGGAACATCAGCCCAGAAACTTTTCTTGAGCAAAAAGCGGCCGTTGTCGATCCAGGCGCTATCGATTTCTATGCCACCAAGGCACACAGCTTGCAATTTTTGCCAGACGGTAAACTTCAGTACGATATGACATCCGACAAAGTTGAGCATCTTCAGGCCTCGGACGTCACGCTGCTGACAAATCCCGACCTGCAGCTGTTTCGCGGTGCGCAGTTTCCATGGCACGTACAAAGCTTGAGAGGTGAAGTTTCGCCTGGCGGCACTCAAGTCGAGCTGATTGACTCAGTACGCGTCGCCCGAACAGACGAAAAGAACCGTACAACCATCATTACCAGCAGTCGAATGACGGTATTCCCACAGAAGCAATATGCGCAGACCGAGCAAGCCGTTAGAATCGACGGCTTCGGCGGTGTTACCACCGGAACGGGCATGAAAGCGTATTTGAACGACGGCAGGATGAACCTGCTATCTAACGTAAGAGGACTGTATGAGGCTCGTTAA
- the lptA gene encoding lipopolysaccharide transport periplasmic protein LptA has product MRLVKTLPFLLGLGTVLGSVSAWALPTDRDQPIHIQSDDAQLDDKQGIATYKGNVIITQGTMKITGNTVTITRTPTGEINVFTSVGNLAYYEQKPDVNKPIVQAYGVTIQYFALDNKIVLIDKAKVINDGNTSEGEKIIYDTVRQIVNAGRANGTKLTAPRPRIDMVIQPKSKPDAQKAP; this is encoded by the coding sequence ATGAGGCTCGTTAAAACCCTCCCTTTTTTGCTCGGCCTGGGCACAGTACTGGGAAGCGTGAGCGCTTGGGCTCTGCCGACGGACCGCGATCAGCCTATTCATATCCAGTCTGACGACGCGCAACTCGATGACAAGCAAGGCATTGCCACTTACAAAGGCAACGTCATCATCACCCAAGGCACCATGAAAATCACCGGCAATACTGTGACTATCACCCGTACACCAACAGGTGAAATCAACGTATTTACCTCCGTAGGCAACCTTGCTTACTACGAACAGAAACCTGACGTGAACAAACCGATAGTTCAGGCGTACGGTGTAACTATTCAGTACTTTGCCCTGGATAATAAAATTGTGCTGATCGACAAAGCCAAGGTTATTAACGACGGCAACACCTCTGAAGGTGAAAAAATCATCTACGACACGGTGAGGCAGATCGTTAACGCCGGTCGTGCAAACGGCACTAAATTGACCGCTCCGCGTCCGCGGATCGATATGGTCATTCAGCCAAAAAGCAAACCCGACGCGCAGAAGGCCCCTTAA
- the lptB gene encoding LPS export ABC transporter ATP-binding protein, which yields MATLKAQHLAKSYKGRQVVRDVSLSIDSGQIVGLLGPNGAGKTTCFYMIVGLVQADQGRVLIDDLDVSHQPMHGRARAGIGYLPQEASIFRKLSVADNIMAILETRKELDRAARRKELESLLQEFHISHIRDNLGMSLSGGERRRVEIARALATSPKFILLDEPFAGVDPISVGDIKQIIYHLKAKGIGVLITDHNVRDTLDICETAYIVNDGQLIAEGDSETILANQLVKEVYLGHEFRL from the coding sequence ATGGCGACGCTGAAAGCCCAACACCTGGCTAAATCCTACAAGGGTCGGCAGGTCGTACGCGATGTCAGCTTGTCTATCGACAGCGGTCAGATCGTCGGACTGCTTGGCCCTAACGGCGCAGGAAAAACAACCTGCTTTTATATGATTGTAGGGCTGGTACAGGCTGATCAGGGTCGTGTATTGATTGACGATCTGGACGTCAGCCACCAGCCAATGCACGGTCGTGCGCGGGCCGGAATCGGCTACTTACCGCAGGAAGCCTCCATTTTTCGCAAGCTGTCTGTTGCTGATAACATTATGGCGATACTAGAGACCCGCAAAGAACTAGATCGCGCGGCACGTCGCAAAGAGCTTGAAAGCCTGCTGCAAGAATTCCATATCAGCCATATCCGCGACAACTTGGGCATGAGCCTGTCAGGCGGCGAACGCCGTCGTGTGGAAATTGCACGCGCCTTGGCGACTTCACCCAAGTTTATTTTGCTGGATGAGCCTTTTGCAGGCGTCGACCCGATTTCAGTAGGCGATATAAAGCAAATCATCTACCACTTGAAGGCCAAGGGAATTGGCGTTTTGATCACCGACCATAATGTTCGCGATACCTTGGATATTTGTGAGACTGCCTATATCGTCAACGATGGACAACTGATCGCTGAAGGTGATTCAGAAACCATTCTGGCCAACCAATTGGTTAAAGAGGTTTACCTCGGCCATGAATTCCGCCTGTAA
- a CDS encoding RNA polymerase factor sigma-54, whose product MKPSLVLRMGQQLTMTPQLQQAIRLLQLSTLDLQQEIQEALESNPMLERQEEGDDFDNADPVADSVEKPNPDIQEPTYQESAPTVDNLEEGDWSERTPNELPVDTAWDDVYQSSASSLPSNDDDEWDFTTRTSVGESLQSHLLWQLNLAPMSDTDRLIAVTLIDCINNQGYLDESLEEILDAFDPEMDVELDEIEAVLHRIQQFEPAGIGARNLSECLSLQLRQLAPKTRWLAEAQRLVCDYIDLLGSRDYSQLMRRMKLKEDELRQVIELVQSLNPRPGSQIESAEAEYVVPDVIVRKDNERWLVELNQESVPRLRVNPQYAGFVRRADTSADNTFMRNQLQEARWFIKSLQSRNETLMKVATQIVEHQRGFLEYGDEAMKPLVLHDIAEAVGMHESTISRVTTQKFMHTPRGIYELKYFFSSHVSTSEGGECSSTAIRAIIKKLVAAENQKKPLSDSKIAGLLEAQGIQVARRTVAKYRESLGIAPSSERKRLM is encoded by the coding sequence ATGAAACCATCGCTAGTCCTGAGAATGGGCCAGCAGCTGACGATGACACCTCAGCTGCAACAGGCTATCCGTCTACTCCAACTGTCGACCCTGGACCTTCAACAAGAGATCCAGGAAGCGTTGGAGTCCAATCCTATGCTGGAACGTCAGGAAGAAGGCGACGACTTCGACAACGCCGATCCAGTGGCCGATAGTGTAGAAAAACCTAACCCCGACATTCAGGAACCGACCTATCAGGAATCTGCCCCCACGGTGGACAACCTGGAAGAAGGTGACTGGAGCGAGCGAACGCCCAACGAGTTGCCCGTTGATACCGCGTGGGACGACGTTTATCAGTCCAGCGCCAGCAGCCTGCCGAGCAACGATGATGACGAATGGGATTTCACCACGCGCACCTCAGTTGGCGAGAGCCTGCAAAGCCATCTGTTGTGGCAGCTCAACCTGGCACCGATGTCCGACACTGATCGACTGATCGCAGTAACGCTGATCGACTGTATTAACAATCAGGGTTATCTGGACGAATCACTTGAGGAAATTCTCGACGCTTTCGATCCTGAGATGGACGTCGAACTGGATGAGATAGAAGCGGTGCTGCACCGCATCCAACAGTTCGAGCCCGCCGGGATCGGGGCTCGCAATCTGAGTGAATGTTTGTCACTTCAGTTGCGCCAGTTAGCCCCGAAAACTCGCTGGCTAGCAGAAGCACAACGCTTGGTATGCGATTACATCGACCTACTGGGGAGCCGAGATTACAGCCAATTAATGCGCCGTATGAAGCTCAAGGAAGATGAGCTGCGCCAGGTGATCGAACTGGTGCAGAGCCTTAACCCACGACCAGGCTCGCAAATCGAATCTGCTGAAGCCGAATACGTCGTGCCCGATGTGATAGTGCGCAAAGATAACGAACGCTGGTTGGTGGAGCTCAATCAAGAGTCAGTTCCACGCCTTCGGGTCAACCCTCAGTACGCTGGCTTCGTGCGCCGGGCCGATACCAGCGCCGACAACACGTTCATGCGCAATCAGCTGCAAGAAGCCCGCTGGTTCATCAAGAGCCTACAAAGCCGTAATGAAACCCTGATGAAAGTTGCAACACAGATCGTCGAACATCAGCGTGGGTTCCTTGAATACGGCGACGAAGCAATGAAGCCATTGGTCCTGCATGACATAGCAGAAGCGGTCGGCATGCATGAGTCGACAATTTCACGGGTGACCACCCAAAAATTCATGCACACCCCCCGCGGCATTTACGAACTGAAATATTTCTTTTCAAGTCACGTAAGCACCTCGGAGGGCGGCGAGTGTTCGTCTACGGCCATTCGCGCGATCATCAAAAAACTAGTTGCGGCGGAAAATCAGAAAAAGCCGTTGAGTGACAGCAAGATCGCTGGTTTACTGGAAGCACAAGGCATTCAGGTAGCCCGTCGCACGGTCGCCAAATACCGTGAATCATTAGGGATCGCGCCTTCGAGCGAGCGCAAGCGATTGATGTGA
- the hpf gene encoding ribosome hibernation-promoting factor, HPF/YfiA family: MQVNISGHQLEVTKPLREYIELKLKKLEGHFDKITNVQVTMAVEKLKQKIEATLHIHGGEVVANAEHDDMYAAIDLLTDKLDRQLLKHKEKQQNILKGATAR; encoded by the coding sequence ATGCAAGTCAACATCAGTGGACATCAGCTAGAAGTAACAAAGCCCCTGCGTGAATACATTGAGCTGAAACTCAAAAAACTAGAGGGGCATTTTGACAAGATTACAAATGTGCAGGTAACAATGGCGGTCGAGAAACTGAAACAGAAGATCGAAGCCACGCTGCACATCCACGGTGGGGAGGTAGTCGCTAACGCAGAACATGACGACATGTATGCGGCCATCGATCTACTTACTGACAAGCTCGATAGACAATTGCTCAAGCATAAGGAAAAGCAGCAGAACATCCTTAAAGGTGCGACAGCTCGCTAA
- the ptsN gene encoding PTS IIA-like nitrogen regulatory protein PtsN — protein MIRLENILTPGRSIVNVPGGSKEKALRQVANLIGHELPGLNSHDIFEKLTAREKLGSTGFGNGIAIPHCRLNGCSEPISALIHLDAPIDYDAIDGAPVDLLFVLLVPEAATDAHLELLRQIASMLDRRDVRDRLRGAKSSEALYQVVLDVQNGH, from the coding sequence ATGATCCGACTTGAAAATATCCTGACCCCCGGCCGTTCCATTGTGAACGTGCCGGGCGGCAGCAAAGAAAAAGCGCTCAGGCAAGTTGCCAATCTGATCGGCCATGAACTGCCGGGACTGAATTCGCACGATATCTTCGAGAAGCTCACCGCTCGCGAAAAACTGGGGTCGACAGGTTTTGGCAACGGTATCGCTATCCCTCATTGCCGCTTAAACGGCTGCAGCGAACCTATCAGCGCCTTGATTCATCTGGACGCTCCGATTGATTACGACGCCATTGATGGCGCTCCAGTCGATCTGCTATTTGTTTTGCTTGTTCCCGAAGCTGCCACAGACGCCCACCTCGAACTACTGCGACAAATTGCCAGCATGCTAGACCGCAGGGACGTGCGTGACCGACTGCGTGGGGCGAAAAGCAGCGAGGCTCTCTACCAGGTGGTCCTGGACGTACAGAACGGACATTAA